The sequence below is a genomic window from Nostoc flagelliforme CCNUN1.
TGAAGAGGGGATGTTTTACCGAAGTAGTAATATGGTCGTTTTGGATAATCCTAGCGAAACTGAGATGATGTTAGTGCGGGATGTATTCGATGGTTCAACTGTGGTGATTAGAAAAGGCAACGACATTTCTATTCGTCGCAGAGGGTTGATTGAAGATTATTCTTTGGGTGAAGATGAACCATTTACGCGGGTTTATTTGAAAGAGACTGGAGCAATTTTCTAGTAGCGAATTCTATTCGCCCAATCCTTTTCAAATATCCTCTTATCTCGACTTTATCCATTTTTTAGCAATGCTCAAGCTGGCGCTGAAAGCTTTGTGGGACGGGAGCTTTACTTTTTCGCTTTCACCGATAACCAGTCACATGGAAAAAGTTTTTGCCAAAAAGCTAGGCTTTTACTGTATCAAGAGAACCAAGTTCTTAATTTTGGATAAAGTCGAGCTTATATCATGTCCGCTTGATTACTTCTTAAACCTGAAGAACCCCACCCCGCCAAAGCTACGCTTCGTCTCCCCTCCTCGCAAGCGAGGAGGGGATAATGTGTGGGATGTAATCACTGTGGGAATCATAACTGATTGTGCGGACATGATATTAGACGAATTTTTCAACTTTTTAGAAGTTTAAAATATCTAATGATTCTTCTATTTCTAAATCTAATATTATTTCTCGTGTATCTTTGAGCGATTCTAGCTTACCTTCTTGACGATAGATGTCTGCCGCTTTTTGAAAATCTTCAATTGCTCCCTGTTTATCTTCTATTTCTAAACGGATATTGCCACGGTTGTAATAAGCATCTGCATAATTTGTATTAATCTGGATTGCTTGAGTATAATCTTCAATCGCTCCCTGAAAATCCCCTAAATCTGAACGAGCATTCCCACGATTGTAATAAGCATCTGCATAATTAGGGTTAATTTGTATTGCCTGAGTATAATCTTCAATCGCTCCTTCAAAATCTCCTAAATCTGAACGAGCATTCCCACGTTTTTTATAAGCTATGGCATCTTTAGGATTAATCTTGATTGCTTGGGGAAATCCCGGTTGAGAGCCTAATAAATAACGAGCAATTCCACGGTTTTTATAAGCATCTGCATAATGGGGGTTAATTTTAATAGCCTGTGTATAATCCTCAATTGCTCCTTGGTTATCTCCTACATGAGAACGAGCTTCAGCCCGGTTTTTATAAGCTACGGCAACATTAGGATTAATTCTGATAGCCTGAGTATAATCATTAATTGCTTCTTCTAACCGCCCCAGTTGAGACAGAGCTAAACCTCGTTTATTGTAAGATTTAGCATCATGAAGGTTTATCTGAATTGCCTGAGAATAATCTGCGATCGCAGCTTCATAATCTCCTATTTGATAGTGAGCTAAACCTCGTTTATAATATAAATCAACATCACTAGATTTAACTTGTAAGGCTTGATTATAATTGGCGATCGCATTTGAATATTCTCCTCTCTCAAAACATTCATCACCTAATCTTACATAAAGTATATTTAAATTTTCATCACTATATTCTGGTTTAAAATAAGATTTACTCAGCTGATTAATAGTTGGCTTAGATGCAATTTCCTGCTTCGGGAGATATTTGTAAATTGGTGGTTGTTGTCTAGAAGAATTTATAGAAGATTGTAACTGTTCTAGATAACACCATAAACCACCACCATACAGTAATTGTTCTATCCCAAATGATATTTTACCAGTCTTCAACTTAATCATCCCGGTTGGGAGAAAGCCAGCCAAAAAAAGGTGATACTCAGATTGGGCTTCACTCACATCTTCTTGAATCAAAATGCAAACTACAACTGCATTTTTTTCAACCTCTTCAGAACTAATTGACCATCTAACTCTATCAATATTACCGTGACGAGATTTAACCTCAATACCAATAGATGGGTCAGAAGTCAAGGTAAAATCTATATTGCCATCGCCGCCGAATCGCTTTTCATAATCGACTTCGGTAATAAAATCAGCTAAACGTTCTTTGACAACTTCCTCACCCAACTTTCCTTTAAGATAGCTAAGAAAAACATCACGGACTGGCAAAACACGCTTATATTTCTCAGCCATCAACCAGCAAAATTCCCGTAATGCCCTTAACCTTTCTCCAGAGATTATAGTTAATTCACTATGTTGACCTTCTGTTTCACAATGAAGCAGAGAACCAGATGTTAACCTTTTAATAAAATCAGACTGTAGCGATCGCAGTAGTGTAATCCAGTCCATTTATATTTCTGCGAATCTTTTGATGAGATTATTCTATTAAAATATCTATTCGGCGTAAAGCTTTAAATCAGCTTGGGTGATATTCCCAAAAATTGTTTACTATTTTGCAATGAGTCTTAATTTAAGTTAATATCTCCCAATTGGCAGAGAATCAGATTGGATTAAAGGGAGTGTATTAAGACATAGTATCCTGTCTCAGATATTGCCTTTTTTGCAGTGGAGTATGAGTGGTGATTTATTGATAGATTTGCCGGAGTTCTTCTAGAGTATTCACAGTTTTGATACTGGTGAGAATAGCCCTTAATATCTCTACGTTCTGTATTTGGACAATCTCTGGTAATATTGTTAACCCTTCAATGCCAAATTTGAGTTCCAAACCCATTTCAATACCTTCAATAAATCCTTCCTTTTCCCTTCTATTTTTCCTTGTTCAATACCCATTCTTTCTAGGCTGGTAATCTACGGCATTTTCTTTTCCTCCTCATATTGAGTCACTTCTTGCCTCGCACTGAATAAAGATTAATCAAGATACATTTTGGCGTTGATTCATTATTCATTGGACAATTCCTCGCTGTTTGATGATTTCTTCCGTTGCGTGAGACAGACCAGGCCAAGGGATGAAATTCACCCGGAGAATCCGCTTAGAAGAGTCGTTATCCCAACCGCTATAAAAATTTTTCCAAGCTTCCAGGAAATATGGTTCAAGCTGCCCTAAAGTTCGCACCAGAGAATAATAAACTCGGTCAAGTGTTACTGCATCAGACTCGACATCTTGTCTGGTTTCCAGATCAAAAGCCAAATATTGTATATCTGCTTCCTCAACAATTCGGGCGCGGTATAGTCCGGTGAGAATCTCATCTAGTTCTTCACATTTCACCGCCGCGTCCAGCATATATTCTGTGAGATTGGCACCGCCAAGGATTAAGCAACTATCTGATCGACCGCTAACAGCCAGTAAATCTGGGAGATCATCACTACTATCTGAAATTAGCTTTACCCAAGCTTGATCTTCCAAATCTAGATATGGGGAGGTGAGAAGGGCTTGTTTAAATTCTTTCCAGTTGTATAAAGCCACACGATCATAAAGAATGTAGCGTACTAGAGGAATGCCTTGCCAACGAGTGACGCACAGATGACCATCGACACTCTCCAGAAAAGTATTAGTTGCAAGGAAATGAAAGAAGTGCGGAATGGGGGATTCTATACCAAGGGAACTAGCCAGAGCAGAGTTTCGATATAGTATTTTTCGCACAGCGATGGTAGCCAGGAATTCCATTCCGAGACCACCCGTATCAGCACTGCCATAAAGGGAAAACATAAATGGCATTTTCTCTTCTATCCCTGCACGCTTCTGGAGAGAAATTCGCAAACTCTCTGGAAAAGGTTCACCAGTAACTATGTACTTTAATTTCTCATAGGGGAGAGATTTATTTAACTGACTTGCCTTAAGGTGAAGATGAGCGATCGCTGATGGAACGATAAATAGAATGATCTGATCCACAAAGGGGTTCATTTTGTAGACCATCTCGATAATTTCTTCGTGATGGCTACCTGGAGAGAATACATAGAATGGATAAGGCGCATTGATTGCCATATTTTTAAGAGACCAGGAGAATAACTCACCACCTATCCAGGCTCCAAGGTTCAGCCCCATAATGGCTAGTGTTTTTTTCTGGTGTACAGCAAATACGGCTTCTAAAAGCGTCCTCATCCCAGCCGATGATGACCGACTGTCTGACTTCAACTGTGGCCAATAGAAGCTTTGCCCAGATGACCCTGAAGAGCGAAAGATCGTAAAACATTCTTCATAATCATCCCCCAGCAGTTCTTCAAATGGGTAAGCGAGGGCGTATGATTTTTTGTCTAACTGCGGTAACTGCTCAAACGTTTCTCCACTTTTAAACCCCTGACTTTCCAAAAAACGCTTGTAAGCAGGTACAAAACGTTGGGCGCGTTCAGCAACTTCTTCGGCTATCTGTTTCGCTCCCAAAGAGTTTTTCATAAATACCTGATTCATCCAAAAACTCCTTTTGTAACTTAAAAATCACTGACAGCTTGATTGATAAAAATCACCCAAGCTGATATACAACAGTAGAAATTTTTACCAGTCGCCACCTAAAACTCTACCTCATATCATAGCCAAACAAATTCGGGTCTACTTCTCCTAACTGCAACTCTGCCAAACCATATTCTGCCCATCGCCTTTCTACCATCGCCGCCACATCTGGATCAGATTCCAAAGGCGAACCCCATTCATGGTCTGTTTCCGGCGGAATTTTTGTAGTCGCATCAATTCCCATGCGTCCACCTAAGCCAATCTTTTCACTGGCAAAATCCAAGGTATCAAAAGGTGTATTCGGCAGAATAAAGACATCCCGCACTGGGTCAACTTTAGAACTAATCGCCCACACAACTTGACGCGGATCGCGAATATTTATGTCTTTATCCACAACAATTACAAATTTGGTATATGTAAATTGTGGTAAAGCACTCCAAAACGCTAAAGCTGCCCGTCGCGCTTGTCCCGGATACGCTTTATCTATGGAAATAATCGCCGCTTTGTAACTCAAAGCTTCCATTGGTAAGAAGAAATCAACAATTTCTGATACTTGCTGCCGCAGAATAGGTGTATAGATGCGATTTAGTGCGATCGCCATCATCGCTTCTTCTTTAGGTGGACGACCGCTAAATGTTGTTAAGTAAATCGGATTTTTCCGGTGCGTCATACACTCAAAGCGTACCAATGGCGAATCTTCCACGCCGCCGTAATAACCCATGTGGTCGCCAAAAGGTCCATCTGGTAAAACTTCGCCTGGTGTAATCGTTCCTTCCAAGACAAATTCGGAATCTGCGGGAACTTCTAAATCGACAGTTTTACACTTTGCTAACTGCACACCAGAACCGCCGTAAAGTCCAGCAAATAGCCATTCTGATAAATCTACAGGTATAGGTGTAGCTGCTGCCATGATAATTAGAGGATCTACACCAAGTGCGATCGCAACTTCTAATTTCTTCCCACGTTCGGCCGCTTTTCGCAAATGCCTCGCCCCACCCCGCACCGATAACCAGTGAACCGTCATCGTATTCTGAGATTGTAGTTGCAAGCGATACACGCCCACATTTGGAGTACCTGTCTCACAATCTTTGGTAATTACCAATCCCAGTGTGATAATCTTGCCAGCATCACCAATATAAGGACGTATCAAGGGCAACTTGTTTAAATCTAAATCATTACCTTGAACCACAACTTGCTGACAAGCAGGGAAAAAATCCCGCCCTGGTTTCGCCTTTACCACATCAAACAGTACTTTCCCAAAATCTATCGCTTGGGAAATCTTCTTCGGCGGTTTTGGCTGTTGCAGCATACTTAGTTTTTTCCCCAGAGTTTCCAACTCCTCTGGATGCTGCATATTCATCGCCCAGCAAATCCTTTCCACAGTTCCCATCAAATTCACCGCCACAGGGAAGGAAGCGCCTTTGACGTTTTCAAACAACAACCCTGGGCCACCTTTTTGCAGCATCCGGTTGGAAATCTCGGCAATTTCTAAATCTGGGTCAACTAAAGCTGAAATTCGCCGTAATTGTCCCTTTTCTTCCAAAATTTTAATGAATCCCCGCAAGTCTCTTGCCATTGTTCTAATAAAGCTGATTATTTAAGAAGTGTGAAGCGCTTTCTTATATTATGGGGCATGGGGTATTGGGCACTGGAGATTGGGAAATATTTTTCTGTGTCCCCGTATCCCCATCTCCCCATGTGGGGAATTGTTGATTTTAATTAGAAATTAACCTATTTAGTAACTTTTCTTAACTGTGTTTTCCAAAGGATTTAGTTATTGTATCTAGGGATACGCAATTATTTTTTATAAATAAGCGCTAACCTGATCAAACATGGCCAGAATATACTATACCTTCCTGGCAGGCGGCCTTGTTATATGGCCCCTGCCGGGTTTATTTGTTACAAGCTTCGACTGTGCCTTACTTTTGGGTTTTTCTGAATTTTTGTGAGTTTGCGTTAGCGTAGACCAACCCAGGTATCGCCGCCCCTACCAATTTACGCAAACTCTACGATTCTTCTCTAAACGAGACGTTGCGCGTTGGCGGAAGCCTCTCGTAGAGATGGTGGTTCGATAAATTAAGCTTTTTAGCACTTTTTGCGTAAGTCCTATATTTAACAAATATGTTGTTAAATGGTATAAGGAATATTTTTTGAAGTTGAGCAATGAATTTGATTAATTTTCAAGATTATCAATAAAAAATATTTTATAATTAAGATTTTTTTCAACATCATTAAACTAAAAATTTTACACTTCCGCAGGGTAGGACGCGAAGGGAAGAAATAAGAAAGAAATATATAATTTTCATAAATGATTTAGGACTGCTATATAGTCAATACCAGTCAGCGATCGCAAGTTACGCAACTCTAGAAAATTCGTGTGACATTGTGAGTAACAAGAGTCGCTTGAAGTGCGATGGCTATTTCTGCAATCAAAATATCCATTGCGCCAATAGGGGTTCCTTGCTTGTCTAATTTTGAACGCTTTTCACCCTTGATTTGGCTGAATCGCTTAGTTTGATACTACGTTTGCTACACATCTGAAAAGCACCACTTCTAAGCAGCATCATCGCCTACAATAGCGATTCTGACACAGTGTGCGATCGCCCAATCCATAAGCGGAATTCACCGAGACATCACTTGTAATTTTCCCTTTCGATAACGCTTAATTTATTTACTATTAAGCAAATCAAAACCATCCTCGCAGAGTTTTATGTACCTGCGCCAGATACCACATATAATCATCAATTTTGTAATTATCAGCAGCTTTAACTATATATTCCTGAGCCAAATCAAGATTATTCTCAACTTCGTAATATAATCCCAAGTAAAGATGACTGTAAAAATTTCCCTTTATCCCTTCTCATTGACCAACAGTTAAAAGATCATCTGGTGTACAATCTCCCGCATACAAATCATATACGCGCTGCATAACACGTCGAGGGTCATTTTTCACAGTTAATAAAGAATTACGCGCCTCTTCAATACCTAACGAACGAGCTATGCACAGATATCGCCATACTGTTTCTTCTACATCTTGAGCATTCAATGTCAAATCTATTTCAAACTGTTGAGCGCCGTCTGCAAATCTTTCTGCATAATAATACGATAATCCCCGTTGCCAGAGGTAAGGTTTAATACTGGCATCTAATTGCTCTGCCATGTCAAAATCTTCAATAGATTCATCAATCTTGGCTAGTTGAAAGTTAACCATGCCTCGGCGAATGTAAGCATTAGGATTTTTCGGCTGATTGCGAATGGTTTCGTTCCAACGCTGGAGTTGGTTTTCCAGAGAATTTGAAAAAAACATGAGTTGCCAAGCCTATATAGATAGATTAACTAGAATATTTTCAGCTTTGGGGAGAGTACGTCAATCCTTTTTCAAATCTTCCAAATATTAGGCGTTGCTGAGATATGACTACTAATTATTTACTTAGTTAAACTGAGATCCATCCACGAGGTAGAAGAAACTACTTGCATTATTCAGTATTGTGTAACTGATGTCTTAAAATCAGGAAAAAACGCTGGTGGTTCCCATTAGAGATAATAATCCTATAAAAATTACGCCTTATGTGACTTATGGACTGATTGCTGCTAATGTCCTCGCTTTTCTTTATGAAGCAAATCTTCCCCCTCAAGCATTAAATGGGTTTCTACACCTTGCGGCTGTAGTTCCACGAGAACTGACTTTAAGCTTTGGTGGTGTCTCTTTACATCAACCAGTGCCAGAGTGGGCAACTTTAATTACCTCACAATTTTTACACGGTGGTTTCTTGCATTTAGCAGGTAATATGTTGTTTCTCTGGATTTTTGGTAACAATGTTGAAGATAAGTTAGGTCATGCTAAATATTTGCTGTTCTATTTATCTTCTGGTGTTTTGGCATCTTTGACACAGTGGTTCTTCGCTCAAGATTCTAGCATTCCTTCTTTGGGTGCAAGTGGTGCGATCGCAGGCGTTTTGGGAGCGTATATTCTCCGCTTTCCCAACGCCGAAGTTCTCGGCATAGTGCCTTTAGGGTTTTTCTTCCCGACTTTCCGCGTCCCGGCATATTTCTTTTTGGGATTTTGGTTTCTCGAACAAGCTTTCTACGGGGTTGCTAGTCTGCAAACACGTACCAACATCGGGATGGAAAGCGGCGGTATTGCCTACTGGGCCCACGCAGGCGGGTTTATCTTTGGAGCAATTCTCGGCCCACTGTTGGGTTTGTTTAACGATAAATCACAGGAAGAATCTTGGTACAAATAATTCTTCGGGTTATCATCAGGGCTTTCAATCAGACTAATTAATTAAATAGGTGAAATTGTTTAGGGACTTCCAGAAATTAAATTATTCAATTTTGGGAGCGACTATTGATCGTTAGATTCTTCCTCCCCTGCTTCCCCTGCACCCCCTGCTTCCCCTGCTCGCCAAAGCGATGGGATATTTTTTTAGTTGGAAGTCCCTTAAGCTTCGCAACTGCTAGGGCGTGTTTTCAAACTCGTTATATCCTAGAAAAAAGGCGATCGCTGTATAGTCATGATCAACCGAGGGGACTTAAGTAACGAGCAATGGGAGAGGTTAAAATCGTTACTACCATCAGAAAAACCACGAACAGGTAAGCCGAATCACGACCACCGTAGGGTTGTGAATGGCATCCTCTGGATACTGAGAACAGGGGCACCGTGGCGAGACCTCCCAGAACGTTATGGAAAGTGGCAGAGTGTGGCCACAAGGTTTTATCGCTGGCAAAAAGCCGGAATTTGGAACCAAATCTTAGCCCACCTACAAGCGATGCCTGCGGCGGGCTACGCCTACGCTTCTCTAGAAGGAAGGCTGGACTGGGAAGTTCATTACGTTGATGGAACGGTTATACGCGCCCATCAGCACGCCGCAGGTGGAATATTGGGGCGATGAACACGAAAAATTAGGTCGTTCTCGTGGTGGTTTCAGTACAAAAATACACATTCGCTGTGAGGGGAAAGGTAAACCAATAACTTTTATTCTTAGTCCAGGTCAAAGAAATGAGTCAATTTTTCTAGAACAATTGATGGAACAAGGAGCAGTCAAGCGTTCTGGTCGGGGTCGTCCGCGTTTACGTCCTTTGAGATTGGTTGGAGACAAAGGCTATACAGGTCGTCGAATACGTAATTACTTACGCCGTCGTGGTATTCGTCTTACGATCCCACGACTCTCAAATGAACCACGTCGAGGTTCTTTTAGCCGTGAAATTTACCGTCAACGCAATATTGTTGAACGCGCTATCAATAGAACTCTTGCAGTTTCGCCGCATCGCTACCCGATATGAGAAACTTGCTGCAAATTATACAGCCATGATTACGATCGCCTCCATTCTCTTGTGGTTATAGTTTGAAAACACGCCCTAGAGTCAGAACTCTAGTATTTCTGGGGTTTTTCGTCACCACAATCAGAGTGCCAGCACTAGTAATAATTGGACTTTTCTTTGTGCAGAATGTAATCTCCGGTCTTGCTACCCTACAAACAGCTGCTAACATGAGCGTGCAAACTGGTGGAGTTGCGTATTGGGCGCACATCGGTGGTTTTGTTTTTGGGGTAATTCTTGCTCCCTTATTTGGATTGTTTAGGCAGGACTAAGTAGAAAATTTCTGAAACTCCTAGCGAAATAATTGCTACCTCTCAATCCTCTGCGTATCCTCTGGGTTGAAATCTCTCCCTCGATTCATCACAGTTTTACCCAAAGCTGTACTAAGCAATTCAAAATTAGGAGATGCTATCTTAGCAATCCCCTATTTGGGAAACTATTAGTTTTTGTTAGCACCTGCTGAAAGTTCTTCTGATTCTTCTACCCTAGATGTAAATGTTGATGATTCTACAACCTGTTCAGGTAGAGAAACAATGATGTCAGCGCCATTGATAATTGCTCCCAATAATCCCAGTTCCGATTCAACTAATTGATCAATAGCTTCACCTAACATGTTCTCTTGTGTATAGTGTGGTCGCGCCACAAGTACCATGCCATCGCTGTAGGGTTGAATTAACAAAGGGTCATTGGATATGCTGAGTGGGCTAGTATCTAGAATAACTAAATCAAAACGTTCGCGGACATCCTCCATCAGCCGCCGCATTTCGCTAGATTCAAGAATAGCAGCTGATTGCCGCACAGGGCCAGGGCTGGGTAAGATGTATAAATTTTCTACATCAGGAACTAAACGAATACATTCACTTAAGTTAGCGTAATAACGCAGGGGTTCAATAGTGGCGTCGGGGTCAGGAATTACATTCAGTGATGCACAACGGGAAGGCGATCGCAAATCTGTTTCGATAATCAAAGTTCTTTTACCAGCACGGGCTGAAGCTATACCCAAGTTATAAGCACTTGCCGTTTTACCCTCTAGGCTACTGGTGCTAGTAATCAACACCACCTTTAAGGCTTTACCACCAACCCGGCGCAGATTACTACGGAATTTCTCATAAAATTCTAAATAAGGAGAATCCGCAGAAAGTACCACCGGCACTGCTTCTTGAGGCAAATCATCAACCGGCATTAAAGGCAATTCTCCCAACAGTGCCACTTCCCGTTGCTTGAGGCTCTCGCGGATATCCTCCCTGGTTTTGAAAGTACCTTCCAGCGCTCCCAACAAGAATATCACTCCGCCACCAATCAAGACACCTAAGAAACCACCCACAGCGAGGGTAATAGGTACACTCTTGGGGGATTTTACGTCCGCAGCCGCTGTGGGGCGTCTGGCAACGCTGAGGCTGCTGGTAGTTTCTGCCTCTGCGGTTCTAGCATCGGTTAGCTTCACCTGCATTTGGTCATAGATGGCTTTTTTCAGTCCAACCTCTTGTTCTAAACGCGATCGCTCTAATTGCTTATTGGGTATCAGAGAATACTCTCGCCGTAGTCGCGCTTCTTGTTGGATTTCTTGAGTTAGTTGTTGTTGCAGCGTCTCTCGTTGGGTTTGCAAAGACACCATTTGGTTTGCCAACTGCTGGCGGGCTGGATCTAAGCTACTTTGGGCGCGAATACCTGCAATGCTACCCTGAAGCGGAGCCGCCGTTCCATCGCCACCTAATACCTCCCCAGCCCGTTGTTGCAGCAATTCCTCAGCAGATTGTTTCTGACGCTGCAACTGAACCATCGTTGGGTGTTCCGGTCGCAAATCTTTTCTGAGTAAGGCGATTTGCGACTCACTTTGATAAATTTGCGATCGCAAGTTACCAATAATTGGATCGGCACTCAAAGCAGAAGAAATATAAGCCTGCCCCACTGTTAAGCCTAACTTATTTTGTAAACTGCGAACTTGACCATCAACCCCAGAAATAGTTAATTGCATTTGCCGTTGGAGATTTTGGCTGGCAGTAATAGCGCTTAACAAGCTGCCATTCTCCGCTGCTAATATTGCCGTTCGCTCTATGCGATCGTACTGTTCCAGCTTCTTTTCGGCAATTTGCAATTCCCGTTTAGCT
It includes:
- a CDS encoding tetratricopeptide repeat protein, with the protein product MDWITLLRSLQSDFIKRLTSGSLLHCETEGQHSELTIISGERLRALREFCWLMAEKYKRVLPVRDVFLSYLKGKLGEEVVKERLADFITEVDYEKRFGGDGNIDFTLTSDPSIGIEVKSRHGNIDRVRWSISSEEVEKNAVVVCILIQEDVSEAQSEYHLFLAGFLPTGMIKLKTGKISFGIEQLLYGGGLWCYLEQLQSSINSSRQQPPIYKYLPKQEIASKPTINQLSKSYFKPEYSDENLNILYVRLGDECFERGEYSNAIANYNQALQVKSSDVDLYYKRGLAHYQIGDYEAAIADYSQAIQINLHDAKSYNKRGLALSQLGRLEEAINDYTQAIRINPNVAVAYKNRAEARSHVGDNQGAIEDYTQAIKINPHYADAYKNRGIARYLLGSQPGFPQAIKINPKDAIAYKKRGNARSDLGDFEGAIEDYTQAIQINPNYADAYYNRGNARSDLGDFQGAIEDYTQAIQINTNYADAYYNRGNIRLEIEDKQGAIEDFQKAADIYRQEGKLESLKDTREIILDLEIEESLDILNF
- a CDS encoding phenylacetate--CoA ligase family protein; the protein is MNQVFMKNSLGAKQIAEEVAERAQRFVPAYKRFLESQGFKSGETFEQLPQLDKKSYALAYPFEELLGDDYEECFTIFRSSGSSGQSFYWPQLKSDSRSSSAGMRTLLEAVFAVHQKKTLAIMGLNLGAWIGGELFSWSLKNMAINAPYPFYVFSPGSHHEEIIEMVYKMNPFVDQIILFIVPSAIAHLHLKASQLNKSLPYEKLKYIVTGEPFPESLRISLQKRAGIEEKMPFMFSLYGSADTGGLGMEFLATIAVRKILYRNSALASSLGIESPIPHFFHFLATNTFLESVDGHLCVTRWQGIPLVRYILYDRVALYNWKEFKQALLTSPYLDLEDQAWVKLISDSSDDLPDLLAVSGRSDSCLILGGANLTEYMLDAAVKCEELDEILTGLYRARIVEEADIQYLAFDLETRQDVESDAVTLDRVYYSLVRTLGQLEPYFLEAWKNFYSGWDNDSSKRILRVNFIPWPGLSHATEEIIKQRGIVQ
- a CDS encoding GumC family protein — protein: MTPPIVKRYLIAFEKYKWIGLASFGLVVVGSTVVAMQPEPPTDYIASGALTYAGPPVSFSATGSQIQQQGKELNEDVLLSNQIIATVAEKVNIKPKQLGSSIVLSLPKKNPRTGDLETSTFELKYVDRDPKRAIEVLTALMQSMIKLSSDINTGRLQAIIQKINERLPQAKRELQIAEKKLEQYDRIERTAILAAENGSLLSAITASQNLQRQMQLTISGVDGQVRSLQNKLGLTVGQAYISSALSADPIIGNLRSQIYQSESQIALLRKDLRPEHPTMVQLQRQKQSAEELLQQRAGEVLGGDGTAAPLQGSIAGIRAQSSLDPARQQLANQMVSLQTQRETLQQQLTQEIQQEARLRREYSLIPNKQLERSRLEQEVGLKKAIYDQMQVKLTDARTAEAETTSSLSVARRPTAAADVKSPKSVPITLAVGGFLGVLIGGGVIFLLGALEGTFKTREDIRESLKQREVALLGELPLMPVDDLPQEAVPVVLSADSPYLEFYEKFRSNLRRVGGKALKVVLITSTSSLEGKTASAYNLGIASARAGKRTLIIETDLRSPSRCASLNVIPDPDATIEPLRYYANLSECIRLVPDVENLYILPSPGPVRQSAAILESSEMRRLMEDVRERFDLVILDTSPLSISNDPLLIQPYSDGMVLVARPHYTQENMLGEAIDQLVESELGLLGAIINGADIIVSLPEQVVESSTFTSRVEESEELSAGANKN
- a CDS encoding rhomboid family intramembrane serine protease, whose product is MVPIRDNNPIKITPYVTYGLIAANVLAFLYEANLPPQALNGFLHLAAVVPRELTLSFGGVSLHQPVPEWATLITSQFLHGGFLHLAGNMLFLWIFGNNVEDKLGHAKYLLFYLSSGVLASLTQWFFAQDSSIPSLGASGAIAGVLGAYILRFPNAEVLGIVPLGFFFPTFRVPAYFFLGFWFLEQAFYGVASLQTRTNIGMESGGIAYWAHAGGFIFGAILGPLLGLFNDKSQEESWYK
- a CDS encoding UbiD family decarboxylase, which encodes MARDLRGFIKILEEKGQLRRISALVDPDLEIAEISNRMLQKGGPGLLFENVKGASFPVAVNLMGTVERICWAMNMQHPEELETLGKKLSMLQQPKPPKKISQAIDFGKVLFDVVKAKPGRDFFPACQQVVVQGNDLDLNKLPLIRPYIGDAGKIITLGLVITKDCETGTPNVGVYRLQLQSQNTMTVHWLSVRGGARHLRKAAERGKKLEVAIALGVDPLIIMAAATPIPVDLSEWLFAGLYGGSGVQLAKCKTVDLEVPADSEFVLEGTITPGEVLPDGPFGDHMGYYGGVEDSPLVRFECMTHRKNPIYLTTFSGRPPKEEAMMAIALNRIYTPILRQQVSEIVDFFLPMEALSYKAAIISIDKAYPGQARRAALAFWSALPQFTYTKFVIVVDKDINIRDPRQVVWAISSKVDPVRDVFILPNTPFDTLDFASEKIGLGGRMGIDATTKIPPETDHEWGSPLESDPDVAAMVERRWAEYGLAELQLGEVDPNLFGYDMR